One window of the Cryptococcus gattii WM276 chromosome E, complete sequence genome contains the following:
- a CDS encoding Heterotrimeric G-protein GTPase, putative (Similar to TIGR gene model, INSD accession AAW43809.1) → MGGCMSSPSTGDPVAEARSKEIDRALKEDEKRMAKEVKLLLLGAGASGKSTILKQMRLIHDRPFESDEVEDYRKLTFSNIVGGMRAIIDVMDELGLAVQPENRRYISLIDAEPPINTNELYPTKYLTALKSLWADSGVQACYKRGNEFALAENMPYFYGDLDRLFAKDFKPSNDDILRVRSKTTGITETRFPINDVMFRLFDVGGQRSERRKWASCFENVTAILFLVALSDYNSCLIEDRESNGMQEALMLFDSICNSQWFTKSSIILFLNKADLLQVKIHDPNQQIHKNFPEFEGKPYSFQDAVDFFKIKFRSLNRTPQKGIYCHVTTAVDRQNVKVVMTACQDTILKNALRDMAIL, encoded by the exons ATGGGTGGATGCATGTCTTCGCCCTCGACTGGAGATCCAGTAGCCGAAGCTCGTAGTAAGGAGATTGACAGAGCTCTGAAGGAA GATGAGAAACGTATGGCGAAAGAAGTCAAGCTGTTATTGTTAGGAGCAGGGGCGAGTGGAAAGTCAACGAT CTTGAAACAGATGCGCCTGATACATGACAGACCATTTGAATCAGATGAAGTCGAAGACTACAG GAAGCTCACATTCTCCAACATCGTCGGTGGCATGCGAGCCATCATCGATGTGATGGACGAATTAGGTCTTGCAGTCCAACCCGAAAACCGCAGATACATTTCCCTCATTGACGCCGAACCACCTATAAATACTAACGAACTTTACCCTACCAAGTACCTCACGGCACTGAAAAGTCTTTGGGCAGACTCAGGGGTACAAGCATGCTACAAGCGAGGAAATGAGTTTGCTTTGGCAGAGAATATGCCGTACTTTTATGGCGATTTGGACAGGTTGTTCGCGAAAGATTTTAAACCGAGTAATGATGATATATTAAGAGTTAGAAGTAAAACGACAG GTATCACGGAGACAAGGTTCCCTATCAACGATGTGATGTTTAGATTATTTGATGTTGGTGGTCAGAGATcagaaagaaggaagtgGGCTTCATGCTTCG AGAACGTTACTGCGATTTTGTTTCTTGTAGCTCTTTCAGATTACAATTCGTGTTTGATAGAAGACCGAG AATCAAACGGTATGCAAGAAGCTCTCATGTTGTTTGACTCTATCTGTAACTCCCAAT GGTTTACCAAGTCATCAATC ATTCTATTCCTCAACAAGGCCGATCTTCTCCAAGTCAAGATCCATGACCCAAATCAGCAGATTCACAAGAACTTCCCCGAATTCGAGGGCAAACCGTACTCCTTCCAGGATGCGGTCGACTTTTTCAAGATCAAGTTTAGATCATTGAATAGGACACCGCAAAAGGGAATTTACTGCCATGTGACGACGGCAGTGGATAGGCAGAATGTCAAAGTTGTAATGACTGCTTGTCAA GATACAATCTTGAAAAATGCCCTGAGGGATATGGCTATTCTATAA
- a CDS encoding Epressed protein (Similar to TIGR gene model, INSD accession AAW43812.1), with amino-acid sequence MTTQTRPVSLHERFNITRRNAGYPPILAISASYPSDAAPTRAFLEQRIAELQQHFPSLYIRIEGQSTTNPVEVFREEPWSAEDILDEGQYQPEDNDSLEIEKVLVKNGQKKLPDDLNDRPLWQVTIDTTFNKSTTYITLVADHLIVDGKGLTIFFHALLAKDISQLPYEKLETIPRLEDTINIKPSLSFLLPLVWQHLMLPRLPYFIQKLFSTVAPWPATHIRESPLNCSPGYSLLSVPADQMVSLKKVAKAHYIPALHAVIKSIYALAIWSKFRYTLSPFRLTASSPRSERDYKLGHAYCMANYVSSYKFDIEFAPGENFWVVAKKISDYLVDPKSIESARMGMGILGHVPDGVYDPPHADPRRPTKWEDFFLNEAASEKPFGEAVNFSNLGYVELPENAKDMAWVQIGGSLASAGFCTAVLGHQNGLRLNTIYLEGAAVTKEDVKDIERLFTVIMEKLIAGKDNVDELLAKV; translated from the exons ATGACAACTCAGACGCGTCCAG TCTCTCTCCACGAGCGATTCAATATCACGCGCCGCAATGCAGGTTACCCTCCTATTCTTGCCATCTCAGCATCCTATCCATCCGATGCGGCTCCTACCAGGGCGTTTCTCGAGCAGCGTATCGCCGAGCTGCAACAACACTTCCCTTCACTATACATCAGAATTGAGGGTCAAAGTACAACAAATCCGGTAGAAGTGTTCCGGGAAGAGCCTTGGTCTGCAGAGGACATCCTTGATGAAGGACAATATCAGCCCGAAGACAATGATTCTCTGGAAATTGAAAAGGTCCTTGTGAAGAATGGGCAGAAAAAGTTACcagacgacttgaatgACCGTCCATTATGGCAAGTAACAATCGATACTACCTTCAACAAGAGTACGACATACATCACACTCGTTGCGGACCATCTTATAGTCGATGGTAAAGGGctcaccatcttctttcatGCTCTTCTTGCGAAGGATATATCCCAACTCCCTTACGAAAAACTCGAGACCATCCCTCGTCTAGAAGATACAATAAACATCAAGCCATCTCTCTCGTTTTTGCTTCCTTTGGTCTGGCAACATCTTATGCTTCCCCGTCTGCCCTATTTTATCCAAAAATTATTTTCAACCGTCGCACCTTGGCCGGCTACACATATACGCGAATCCCCTTTAAACTGTTCTCCCGGTtactctcttctttcagTTCCTGCCGATCAAATGGTCTCTTTGAAAAAAGTTGCCAAAGCGCACTACATCCCCGCTCTGCACGCAGTCATCAAGTCTATCTACGCGCTCGCCATCTGGTCTAAATTCCGATACACGCTTTCCCCTTTCAGACTTACGGCTAGTTCTCCTCGATCCGAGCGTGACTACAAACTCGGACATGCATACTGCATGGCTAATTATGTCAGCTCATATAAGTTTGATATAGAATTCGCACCTGGCGAAAACTTTTGGGTGGTGGCAAAGAAGATTTCTGATTATCTCGTGGATCCAAAAAGCATCGAGAGCGCTCGGATGGGTATGGGTATCCTTGGGCATGTCCCGGACGGAGTGTACGATCCCCCTCACGCTGATCCGCGTCGACCGACCAAATGGGAGGACTTTTTCCTGAACGAAGCCGCATCGGAAAAACCGTTTGGTGAAGCTGTCAACTTTTCAAACTTGGGTTATGTCGAGTTACCGGAAAACGCAAAAGACATGGCGTGGGTGCAGATTGGCGGTTCCTTGGCCTCGGCCGGATTTTGCACGGCGGTTCTAGGCCATCAGAATGGGCTGAGGCTGAATACGATCTATTTGGAGGGCGCCGCGGTTACAAAGGAGGATGTCAAGGACATTGAACGGCTTTTTACTGTCATCATGGAAAAGCTGATTGCAGGCAAGGATAATGTGGATGAGTTGTTGGCTAAGGTCTGA
- a CDS encoding Hypothetical protein (Similar to TIGR gene model, INSD accession AAW43810.1; CNE04460) translates to MFPTNLRARQKQRQKTAEAARAYQRESPPGPGAGHSDAAGDYGVQSMSEWGSELISKSPVPQSEKERQSTVTAIAPDIMETSPEVVAANNMESDESEPTNGLAERSPSDSGSTETVSPDNIQSGGIIDTEPNLFIPPNPEDTAHSCDGVSPSISTDDPSSRSRTFQHHPHSHPPHHHHNHSHDPTRLREHTLHHLRLRDLPQPATPTSPSLPASEPGSPMSFASMPSYVASISSLSRASSAASAAGGDDVDANDDVSGDLVLPQLSLPSESLSLHLSLQRWPGRNADVEDEKDERRSAVTVALIGTKDEIEKVLKEVKESVEMVKLDGGELGIINDGRVAIRLITDHKIDQVQNKVYQAYQTLNALLSPVPPPSGEIESELRRLIAGYANREDWVHSVVVFGKESSDDLEGMIPVTRISTDGLTHESISSTPSAVSDRALHPSQISDFRLHGPTPRARDDMNGYFASQHFCSPLTSSGSAAEPASTHSANSGTSRSPSILRERTAPMSIAARTLCDLLSSPSTLFYQSTTSFIAWRYSPNGPPSPSATPISVSASASAYASASSSYGFGGNPMPTVARAQGGGEWEANLSRRVAQRRESEGRSVSLSRLGSGRGKGSTFKARPRRRRRSFEKAEQEKACQSLFPNIPSSPSSHSQGKTRSSGFGIGWLVGKTFGIGVESAKGMKTWWATKGVWKWGVVAAIVVIGGMGLWAKSRV, encoded by the exons ATGTTCCCGACCAACCTCAGAGCGAGACAGAAGCAGCGCCAGAAGACTGCAGAAGCCGCACGGGCTTATCAGCGCGAGTCGCCACCCGGCCCAGGAGCGGGCCATAGTGATGCCGCGGGTGACTATGGCGTACAGAGTATGAGCGAGTGGGGTAGTGAACTTATTTCAAAAAGTCCTGTACCACAATCCGAAAAAGAGCGACAATCAACAGTGACAGCGATTGCCCCAGATATCATGGAAACATCCCCGGAAGTTGTAGCTGCAAATAATATGGAGAGCGACGAGTCAGAGCCTACCAACGGGCTAGCTGAACGCTCACCAAGCGATTCAGGCAGTACGGAGACGGTATCTCCAGATAATATCCAATCTGGCGGTATTATTGACACTGAGCCCAATCTTTTCATACCGCCGAACCCAGAAGATACGGCCCACTCTTGTGACGGTGTCTCGCCAAGCATTTCTACAGATGATCCTTCCTCGAGATCTCGTACATTCCAACATCATCCtcattctcatcctcctcaccACCACCACAATCATTCTCATGATCCTACTCGTTTAAGAGAGCATACATTGCATCACTTGCGGCTCCGCGATCTCCCACAACCGGCTACGCCAACATCACCTTCTTTACCTGCCTCAGAACCTGGATCGCCTATGAGCTTTGCTAGTATGCCGAGCTATGTGGCTTCTATTTCCTCTCTTTCAAGGGCATCGTCGGCTGCATCCGCTGCTGGAGGGGACGATGTTGATGCAAATGACGACGTGAGTGGTGATTTGGTATTGCCGCAATTAAGCTTGCCGAGCGAGAGTCTGAGCCTTCATTTGAGCTTACAGCGGTGGCCGGGCCGTAATGCGGAtgtggaagatgaaaaagaTGAAAGGCGAAGTGCTGTTACTGTAGCTCTGATTGGGACTAAAGATGAGATTGAAAAGGTTTTGAAGGAGGTCAAAGAAAGTGTGGAGATGGTCAAACTTGACGGTGGAGAGCTTGGGATTATCAATGATGGCAGAGTGGCAATAAGGCTTATCACAGATCACAAGATTGATCAA GTGCAAAATAAAGTGTATCAGGCATATCAGACGTTGAATGCTCTCTTGAGTCCTGTACCGCCACCGTCAGGCGAGATAGAGAGTGAGTTGCGAAGGTTGATAGCAGGATACGCAAATCGAGAAGATTGGGTGCATAGTGTAGTCGTCTTTGGCAAGG AATCAAGCGATGATCTTGAGGGAATGATTCCCGTCACAAGGATATCTACAGACGGGTTAACACATGAATCCATTTCGTCTACTCCGAGCGCAGTGTCAGACCGAGCTTTACATCCATCCCAGATATCAGATTTCAGACTTCACGGTCCTACTCCTCGCGCTAGGGACGATATGAATGGATACTTTGCCTCTCAACATTTTTGCTCGCCACTTACAAGTTCTGGATCTGCTGCAGAACCTGCTTCGACTCACAGTGCCAACTCTGGAACTTCTCGGTCTCCGTCGATCTTACGAGAAAGAACAGCTCCTATGAGCATAGCCGCTCGCACTCTTTGCGACCTCTTATCATCCCCTTCAACCCTCTTTTACCAGTCTACCACGTCTTTTATTGCTTGGCGTTATTCGCCCAATGGGCCACCCTCACCCTCTGCGACTCCGATCTCCGTCTCAGCCTCTGCCTCCGCCTACGCTTCCGCTTCCTCCAGCTACGGTTTTGGAGGTAATCCCATGCCGACCGTTGCGAGAGCCCAGGGTGGCGGAGAGTGGGAGGCCAACCTGTCGAGACGTGTTGCTCAAAGGAGAGAATCAGAAGGACGATCTGTCAGCTTGAGTAGGTTGGGAAgcggaagaggaaagggGAGTACATTCAAGGCGAGACCTCGTCGGCGTCGACGATCATTCGAGAAGGCAGAACAAGAGAAAGCTTGTCAGTCGCTTTTCCCCAACATaccttcttccccttcttcacaTTCCCAAGGGAAAACGAGAAGCAGCGGTTTCGGAATTGGGTGGCTTGTGGGAAAGACGTTTGGGATAGGTGTGGAGAGTGCCAAAGGTATGAAGACTTGGTGGGCGACGAAAGGGGTTTGGAAGTGGGGTGTGGTGGCTGCTATTGTTGTCATTGGGGGAATGGGCCTTTGGGCAAAGAGTCGTGTTTAA